The following proteins are encoded in a genomic region of Solea senegalensis isolate Sse05_10M linkage group LG5, IFAPA_SoseM_1, whole genome shotgun sequence:
- the serpind1 gene encoding heparin cofactor 2 — translation MWVIAVISAACLLFSPCLGDIKDLDFHFTDPKPEARGFEPDGAMNVDTIPLDFHRENTVTNDLVFDGFEDDDYIDFDKILAAGGDDYIEGDEIDDIATPAPDIDIFAEPSDPKIRRARLLRLFHGRSRLQRLNVVNAHFGFNLYRSLRNDVNQSDNILLAPAGISIAMGMMSLGAGPGTHDQIYKALGFAEFVNASHHYDNTTVHKLFRKLTHRLFRRNFGYTLRSVNDVYVKKDVPVKDTFRAETKAYYYAEPQSVDFRDPAFLDKANRRIQKLTKGLIMEPLKSVDPNMVLMLLNYLYFKGTWEHKFSKEMTHYRNFRVNEKTNVRVPMMTNKGNYMAAADHELDCDILQLPYTGNISMLIALPRKITGMRTLEQDISPTVVNKWLKNMTNRTREVVLPRFKLEQNYDLIVNLKEMGLTDLFQESGDFTGMTSEKVAMNWLKHQGTITVNEEGTEAAALTQMGFMPLSSQIHFTVDHPFLFLIYEHRTDCLVFMGRVVNPSQS, via the exons ATGTGGGTCATCGCCGTCATCTCTGCGGCCTGTCTGTTGTTCAGTCCATGCCTTGGTGATATCAAAGACCTTGACTTTCATTTCACTGACCCTAAACCAGAGGCCAGAGGCTTTGAACCAGATGGGGCAATGAATGTGGACACAATTCCCTTGGActtccacagagaaaacacagtcaCCAATGACCTAGTTTTTGATGGTTTTGAGGATGACGATTACATTGATTTTGATAAGATCCTGGCAGCAGGCGGTGATGACtatat TGAAGGGGATGAGATAGATGATATTGCCACGCCAGCCCCAGACATCGACATCTTTGCTGAACCCTCTGACCCAAAAATCCGTCGTGCCAGACTCCTTCGGCTGTTTCATGGTCGCTCTCGCCTTCAACGCCTTAACGTGGTCAATGCCCATTTTGGTTTTAATCTCTATCGAAGTCTTCGCAACGATGTGAACCAGAGTGACAACATTTTGCTAGCACCTGCGGGGATCTCCATTGCTATGGGGATGATGTCGTTGGGGGCAGGACCAGGAACTCACGATCAGATCTACAAAGCTCTGGGATTTGCCGAGTTTGTCAATGCTAGCCATCACTatgacaacacaacagtgcACAAGCTCTTCAGGAAGCTCACACACAGGCTCTTCAGGAGAAACTTTGGTTACACACTACGCTCTGTAAATGATGTCTACGTCAAGAAAGATGTCCCAGTGAAAGACACTTTCCGTGCAGAGACAAAAGCTTATTACTATGCAGAGCCCCAGTCTGTGGACTTCAGGGACCCTGCCTTTCTGGACAAAGCCAACCGTCGCATCCAAAAGCTGACCAAAGGGCTGATCATGGAACCACTAAAGAGCGTAGACCCAAATATGGTGCTGATGCTGCTCAACTACCTGTACTTCAAag GTACATGGGAACATAAATTCTCTAAAGAAATGACACACTATCGCAACTTCAGagtaaatgaaaagacaaatgtaCGCGTGCCAATGATGACCAACAAAGGAAACTATATGGCTGCTGCTGACCACGAACTTGACTGTGACATCCTTCAG CTGCCCTACACAGGAAACATCAGCATGCTCATTGCTTTGCCAAGGAAGATCACTGGTATGAGGACCCTGGAGCAGGATATCTCTCCCACTGTGGTTAACAAGTGGctcaaaaacatgacaaacag GACTCGTGAGGTTGTGTTACCTCGGTTTAAACTGGAGCAGAACTACGACTTGATTGTAAATTTGAAGGAGATGGGCCTCACTGACTTGTTCCAGGAGAGTGGAGATTTCACTGGAATGACTTCGGAAAAGGTTGCCATGAACTGG ctgaagcACCAAGGAACTATCACAGTGAATGAAGAGGGGACAGAGGCTGCTGCTCTGACACAAATGGGATTCATGCCCCTGTCCTCTCAGATCCACTTCACTGTGGATCATCCGTTCCTCTTCCTGATCTATGAGCACCGCACTGACTGCCTTGTATTCATGGGTCGAGTGGTCAATCCTTCTCAGAGCTAA
- the snap29 gene encoding synaptosomal-associated protein 29 translates to MAYPKSHNPFADDADEEDFRPKNRGFEDFDDSDMSDAERRQRYLQHEVMRTAQSAVDSSHRSLGLIYESEKMGVDTAEELVRQGEALKRTDKMLDNMDQDLKTSQKHITSIKSVWGGLVNYFRGKPETKPPPEQPKAYQANDKLQTALSSSKEHEDKYQSSHPNLRKMNTEGFGATAASVDDRSFGQNEYSKNRHLREAHQTLDNNLGEMSDGLRRLKNLGLGLQSEIESQDDSIDSLLNKVDKMDVKIHNTNQQIKNLK, encoded by the exons ATGGCCTACCCTAAATCCCACAACCCGTTCGCAGATGATGCCGATGAGGAAGACTTTAGACCTAAAAATAGGGGTTTCGAGGATTTCGATGACAGTGATATGAGCGATGCAGAGAGGAGGCAGCGCTACCTCCAGCACGAAGTGATGCGTACAGCGCAGTCTGCCGTTGACAGCAGTCACCGCTCCCTCGGCCTCATCTACGAATCAGAGAAGATGGGTGTGGATACTGCAGAG GAGCTGGTGCGACAGGGTGAGGCTCTGAAAAGGACAGACAAGATGTTGGACAACATGGATCAGGACCTGAAGACCAGCCAGAAGCACATTACCAGTATAAAGAGTGTGTGGGGCGGCCTTGTCAATTACTTCAGAGGCAAACCAGAGACAAAACCACCACCTGAACAACCTAAGGCCTACCAGGCCAATGACAA ATTACAAACTGCCTTATCCAGCAGCAAAGAGCATGAAGATAAGTACCAAAGCAGCCACCCCAATCTACGAAAGATGAACACAGAAG GATTTGGAGCTACTGCTGCTTCAGTGGATGACCGCTCATTTGGACAGAATGAGTACTCCAAGAATAGACACCTGAGAGAAGCTCACCAAACCCTCGACAACAATctag GTGAGATGTCTGATGGCTTGAGAAGACTAAAGAACCTTGGACTTGGTCTCCAGAGTGAGATCGAGAGCCAGGATGACTCCATTGATTCTCTGCTAAATAAAGTGGACAAGATGGATGTCAAGATCCACAACACAAACCAACAAATCAAGaacctgaaataa